In Aythya fuligula isolate bAytFul2 chromosome 27, bAytFul2.pri, whole genome shotgun sequence, a single window of DNA contains:
- the NKX2-6 gene encoding homeobox protein Nkx-2.6 — translation MLPTPFSVKDILELERRSAPGAPGAGAGSSPDGGGPPPPPPGKCLLAHPLEAEEKKSDPCSHPKQRHRRKPRVLFSQAQVFELERRFKQQKYLSAPEREHLASVLKLTSTQVKIWFQNRRYKCKRQRQDKSLELAAHPLPPRRVAVPVLVRDGKPCFGGSQPYPAPYGSPCPYSSCYGTYSSSPYAGSSGGGYAGVLAP, via the exons ATGCTGCCCACCCCCTTCTCCGTTAAGGACatcctggagctggagcggcggAGCGCCCCCGGAGCCCCCGGGGCAGGGGCCGGGAGCAGCCCCGACGGGGGGggcccgcccccgccgccaccgG GAAAATGTTTGCTCGCCCACCCCTtggaggcagaggagaagaaaagcgACCCTTGCAGCCACCCCAAGCAGCGACACCGGCGAAAACCCCGCGTTTTGTTCTCCCAGGCTCAGGTGTTTGAGCTGGAGCGGCGCTTCAAGCAGCAGAAATACCTCTCGGCTCCCGAAAGGGAGCACCTGGCCAGCGTGCTCAAGCTCACCTCCACCCAGGTGAAAATCTGGTTCCAGAACCGACGCTACAAGTGCAAGAGGCAAAGGCAGGACAAATccctggagctggcagcccACCCTCTGCCACCACGCAGGGTGGCGGTGCCGGTGCTGGTCAGGGACGGCAAACCTTGTTTTGGGGGGTCCCAGCCTTACCCAGCGCCTTATGGCAGCCCGTGCCCCTATAGCAGCTGCTACGGCACCTATAGCAGCAGCCCCTATGCTGGGAGCTCTGGGGGGGGCTACGCTGGGGTGCTGGCACCGTGA